Genomic DNA from Mycobacterium stomatepiae:
CGGGCGCGCACGGTCGCGGAGCGCGGCATGTGAAACAACACGCCGATTTCGCCGAAGTAGGCCCCGGGCCCGGCCACCTTGACCAATTCCTCACCACCGTCGGTTAATTCGCGCACAATGTCGAATTCGCCCTCGGATACCACGTAGATCAGGTCGCCCATCGTGCATTGTTCGAAGAGCATCTCACCAGCGCTCAAATGCACGGTTTCGGGTGGCCGATTCGTCGAGGCGAGCGCGGGCGCAAGCTCGACGACGTGATCGGCAATCGGCAGGATCCGGCTGTCGTGGGTGTCGACCACCAGCACACGTTCACCCTCCGCGAGGGAGCGGATCAACCGCAGCACCTCCTCCACCTGGATGAAGTCGAGGTGGGCGGTCGGTTCGTCCGCCAGGATCAACGGGGGATCGAGTGCGATTGCGCGCGCGATCGCGACACGTTGCTGCTGCCCGCCGCTCAGGTCTCCCGGTCGGTGCTTCATTCGTTCGGCAAGATTGACGCGCGTCAGCAACTCCTCGGCACGGCGACGCGAGACCGCACGTGGCGTCCCCGCCGCGCGCAGCGGAACCATCACGTTCTCCAGGGCACTGAGGCTGGGCACCAGGTTGAACGCCTGAAAGACGATGCCCACCTTGTCGCGCCGATAGTGTGCCAGGGCGGTGTGCTCGAGCGCCGTGACGTCGACGCCGTCGAACTTGATGGTGCCATACTTCGGACTCAGAATGCCGCCGAGGCACGACAGCAAAGTCGTCTTGCCGCAGCCGCTCGGCCCGAGCAGGATCACCAGCGACCCCGTCGCGACCTCAAGATTCAAGCCGTTGATCGGCCGCACCGCGTATCCGCCGCTGGAGTACTCGACGACTAGGTCCTCGATGCTCAGATCGCCCATCGCTCAGGGACCTCCGAACGCGATCGCCGGATCGACGGCCACCGCACGCCTGAATCCGGCAAGGCTAGCCAGCAGCCCGACGACGATGGCGACCAGCGGCAGCCAGATGTAGGCGCTCGTAGGCACCACGATGAGCAACGGGAACAACGGTGCCAGCAGCTGCGAAAGGATCGCACCCAACACCGCCGCGAGCAGCGCGACGACGACCGCCTGCAGCG
This window encodes:
- a CDS encoding ABC transporter ATP-binding protein, coding for MGDLSIEDLVVEYSSGGYAVRPINGLNLEVATGSLVILLGPSGCGKTTLLSCLGGILSPKYGTIKFDGVDVTALEHTALAHYRRDKVGIVFQAFNLVPSLSALENVMVPLRAAGTPRAVSRRRAEELLTRVNLAERMKHRPGDLSGGQQQRVAIARAIALDPPLILADEPTAHLDFIQVEEVLRLIRSLAEGERVLVVDTHDSRILPIADHVVELAPALASTNRPPETVHLSAGEMLFEQCTMGDLIYVVSEGEFDIVRELTDGGEELVKVAGPGAYFGEIGVLFHMPRSATVRARTDATAVGYTAQAFRERLGATGIGELIGQHPLASD